From the genome of Papaver somniferum cultivar HN1 chromosome 2, ASM357369v1, whole genome shotgun sequence, one region includes:
- the LOC113352363 gene encoding uncharacterized protein LOC113352363 yields the protein MVVFQMEGKKAPGRDGFTCRFYQKNKDIVGEDVIDMTLTFFRTWNIAKVFNHTNISLIHKVPLAELFLRTRVLLFQKGAFLLANEVIYAINHHKCKDGIDAIKLDMSKSYNKLEWTFLENVLQKMGLSEHWTEAKAIWAVLKKVVEKKLTHIIIKSDDKDLIDQFSSGRFDGDPKTDVIYKDIHFFSSFYVGCMFTFQRMTCKSVAHELALWA from the exons ATGGTTGTTTTTCAAATGGAAGGTAAAAAAGCTCCAGGACGTGATGGTTTTACGTGTCGATTTTACCAGAAGAACAAggatattgttggtgaagatgttATTGATATGACATTGACTTTCTTCCGTACATGGAATATTGCTAAAGTTTTTAATCATACTAATATTTCACTCATCCATAAAGTTCCTCTTGCTGAATTG TTTCTCAGAACCAGGGTGCTTTTATTCCAAAAAGGAGCATTTCTGTTAGCCAATGAGGTTATTTATGCTATTAACCATCATAAATGTAAAGATGGTATTGATgcaattaaacttgatatgtctaaatCTTATAACAAGTTGGAATGGACTTTTcttgaaaatgttttacaaaaaATGGGTTTGTCTGAGCATTGG ACTGAAGCTAAAGCTATCTGGGCAGTGCTAAAGAAGGTTGTGGAGAAAAAGCTAACTCACATTATCATAAAAAGTGATGATAAGGATCTTATTGACCAATTTTCTTCTGGGAGGTTTGATGGTGATCCAAAAACTGATGTTATTTATAAGGATattcatttcttttcttctttttatgtCGGATGTATGTTTACTTTTCAACGTATGACTTGTAAATCAGTTGCTCATGAGCTTGCACTCTGGGCTTAA